Proteins encoded within one genomic window of Lysinibacillus louembei:
- a CDS encoding metal ABC transporter permease, giving the protein MIEFWVILTGVLVGITCGIAGVFLILRKMSMIADAISHTVLFGIVMAFIITQSLNGLWMLVGAAIAGILTAYLVQLLQSSGIQEDAAIGVTFTSLFALGVLLITLFASNVHLDVEHVLMGEISFVPWDKWTFLSITMPKAVWMLLLVLVINVTFLLLFYKEMKLSTFDYVYATTIGLPVILLHYVFMTTISLTTVAAFDSVGAILVVAMLIGPAATAYLISKSIKEMFLWSISFGMASAIIGYYAAKWFDTSIAGMMAAAVGVIFIAVFIVDKLQQRFNKKAVASRGSF; this is encoded by the coding sequence ATGATTGAATTTTGGGTTATTTTAACAGGAGTCTTAGTCGGAATTACATGTGGGATTGCAGGGGTCTTTTTAATTCTTCGTAAAATGTCAATGATTGCAGATGCCATTAGTCATACAGTGCTATTTGGTATAGTTATGGCCTTTATTATTACACAATCATTAAATGGGCTATGGATGTTAGTTGGTGCAGCAATAGCAGGAATTTTGACCGCTTATTTAGTCCAGCTATTGCAATCCTCAGGCATTCAAGAAGATGCGGCGATTGGTGTGACATTTACCTCTTTATTTGCACTAGGCGTTTTACTTATTACGTTATTTGCAAGCAATGTTCACTTAGATGTAGAGCATGTATTGATGGGGGAAATTTCCTTTGTACCATGGGATAAATGGACGTTTTTATCGATTACAATGCCAAAGGCGGTTTGGATGCTGTTGCTTGTGTTAGTGATTAACGTAACATTTCTTCTACTATTTTATAAGGAAATGAAGCTCTCAACATTCGATTACGTTTATGCGACAACAATTGGCTTACCAGTGATTTTATTACACTATGTTTTTATGACAACAATTTCGCTAACAACGGTTGCAGCCTTTGATAGTGTTGGGGCCATTTTAGTTGTAGCAATGCTGATTGGTCCAGCCGCAACCGCCTATTTAATTAGCAAATCAATTAAGGAAATGTTTTTATGGAGTATAAGCTTCGGCATGGCATCTGCTATCATCGGCTACTATGCAGCAAAATGGTTCGATACATCCATTGCAGGAATGATGGCTGCAGCTGTTGGTGTTATTTTTATTGCAGTATTTATCGTTGATAAATTACAGCAACGGTTCAATAAAAAGGCGGTTGCTAGCAGAGGTTCATTTTAA
- a CDS encoding metal ABC transporter permease, producing MVSGNLLWVLMGTTLLGIAAGITGTFSFLQKQSLVGDAAAHATLPGIALAFLLTGQKELPVLMIGAALTSALSIYCIQWIVTYSKLKADAAIGLVLAVFFGIGIVLLTIVNRSPLGNQSGLNDFIFGKAATMTKSDLTWLFISALIIIAVSLLMYKEWKLIIFDPVYAKGIGLPVEALKACLTALIVMTIVTGIQAVGVILMSALLIIPAASAKLWTKKLSTMLLFSGIAGGLAGVVGTFISSLRVGLSTGPIIVLCAASIFFISYLFSPKSGQISKYIRKNKFQQGEVQ from the coding sequence ATGGTATCGGGAAATTTACTTTGGGTGTTAATGGGAACGACCCTTCTAGGCATAGCGGCAGGTATAACAGGAACCTTTTCCTTCTTACAAAAGCAAAGTTTAGTTGGGGACGCAGCAGCACATGCAACATTACCAGGTATAGCTTTAGCCTTTTTATTAACAGGGCAAAAAGAGTTACCTGTTTTAATGATTGGTGCTGCCCTCACCTCTGCTCTTTCTATTTACTGCATTCAATGGATTGTAACCTATTCGAAGCTCAAGGCAGATGCGGCGATTGGACTAGTATTAGCTGTATTTTTCGGCATAGGCATTGTGCTATTAACGATTGTTAATCGCAGCCCATTAGGCAATCAAAGTGGCTTAAATGATTTTATTTTTGGGAAAGCAGCAACGATGACAAAATCAGACTTAACTTGGCTTTTTATAAGTGCCCTCATTATTATAGCTGTGAGCCTTTTAATGTATAAGGAATGGAAGCTAATTATATTTGATCCAGTCTATGCAAAGGGCATCGGTTTACCAGTGGAGGCATTAAAAGCCTGCTTGACGGCACTTATTGTCATGACAATCGTAACAGGGATTCAAGCGGTCGGTGTTATTTTAATGTCAGCACTGTTAATTATTCCAGCGGCAAGTGCTAAGCTTTGGACGAAAAAGCTTAGCACGATGCTATTGTTTAGTGGAATAGCAGGAGGCTTAGCGGGTGTTGTAGGGACATTTATTAGCTCGCTACGTGTAGGGCTATCAACAGGGCCAATTATTGTTTTATGTGCCGCGAGTATTTTTTTCATTTCTTATTTATTTAGTCCGAAGTCTGGACAAATCAGTAAATATATAAGAAAAAACAAATTTCAGCAAGGTGAAGTGCAATGA
- a CDS encoding metal ABC transporter ATP-binding protein: MEALVVENLSVAYDKKTVLENANVSVPIGHLTAIIGPNGAGKSTFLKAILNQLPNKIGKVEILGKAFSPRSLVVGYVPQRNAVDWDFPTTALDVVLMGRYGHRGLFKRPTKQDRAIAMQALASVGMQDFAERSIGQLSGGQQQRVFLARALAQNAEVYFLDEPFAGVDAATEKTIIDILKNLKAQGKSIFVVHHDLQTVTEYFDYTILLNKTILAAGKTDEIFTREKLQQTYGGKLLMMEAM; this comes from the coding sequence ATGGAAGCTTTAGTTGTTGAAAATTTATCGGTTGCGTATGATAAAAAAACAGTGCTTGAAAATGCGAATGTATCTGTACCGATTGGGCATTTGACAGCGATTATTGGACCGAATGGTGCTGGTAAATCGACTTTTTTAAAGGCGATATTGAATCAATTACCAAACAAAATTGGCAAGGTTGAGATTTTAGGAAAGGCTTTTTCACCAAGAAGCTTAGTTGTTGGCTATGTGCCACAGCGCAATGCTGTTGATTGGGATTTTCCAACAACAGCCCTTGATGTAGTACTAATGGGGCGATATGGGCATCGAGGCTTGTTCAAGCGCCCAACAAAGCAAGATAGAGCCATTGCAATGCAGGCTTTAGCAAGCGTTGGGATGCAGGATTTTGCAGAGCGCTCAATTGGTCAGCTTTCAGGTGGTCAGCAGCAGCGCGTGTTTTTAGCTAGAGCGTTAGCGCAAAATGCGGAAGTTTATTTTTTAGATGAACCCTTTGCAGGAGTGGATGCTGCTACAGAAAAAACCATTATCGATATTTTGAAAAATTTAAAGGCACAAGGAAAAAGCATTTTTGTTGTCCATCATGATTTACAAACAGTAACAGAGTATTTTGATTACACCATTTTATTAAATAAAACCATTTTAGCTGCAGGCAAAACGGATGAAATATTTACAAGAGAGAAGCTACAGCAAACATATGGTGGGAAATTATTAATGATGGAAGCGATGTAA
- a CDS encoding metal ABC transporter solute-binding protein, Zn/Mn family → MKRFLAIIGLTLLLAACGNEGEEGAKEGNVVATTGQIGDAIKIIGGEHLQVTTLMGPGVDPHLYKATQSDLTKLDGAEAIFYNGLHLEGQMQDIFDQMAEEKTVLAVGEQLDKSALLADEEDAALHDPHIWFDIDLWKEVVASISHTLAEEYPAYKDDFKANEEAYLAQLDELKKYATNRIGEIPASQRILVTAHDAFNYFGESLRFEVRGLQGLSTDAEYGVKDVQNMVNYLVENNIKAIFIESSVSDKALKAVIEGAKEKGHDVRIGGELFSDAMGAEGTEEGTYLGMYKYNIDTIVDALK, encoded by the coding sequence ATGAAACGTTTTTTAGCAATTATTGGGCTAACTTTATTGTTAGCAGCTTGTGGTAACGAGGGAGAAGAAGGAGCAAAAGAAGGAAATGTTGTGGCGACAACAGGACAAATTGGCGATGCCATTAAAATTATTGGTGGAGAGCATTTGCAAGTGACAACATTAATGGGCCCTGGTGTGGACCCCCATCTATACAAAGCAACGCAAAGTGATTTAACAAAGCTGGATGGGGCAGAAGCTATTTTTTACAATGGCTTACATTTAGAAGGGCAGATGCAAGATATTTTTGACCAAATGGCTGAGGAAAAAACGGTGTTAGCGGTAGGGGAGCAGCTAGATAAAAGTGCCTTATTAGCTGATGAAGAGGATGCAGCATTGCATGATCCGCATATTTGGTTTGATATTGATTTGTGGAAAGAGGTTGTTGCTTCCATTAGTCATACGCTAGCTGAAGAGTACCCAGCATATAAGGATGATTTTAAGGCAAATGAAGAGGCTTATTTAGCACAATTAGATGAATTAAAGAAATATGCAACGAATCGCATAGGGGAAATACCAGCATCGCAACGTATTTTAGTGACAGCACATGATGCCTTTAACTATTTTGGTGAAAGCTTAAGGTTTGAGGTGCGAGGCTTACAGGGATTGAGCACAGACGCTGAGTACGGAGTAAAGGATGTGCAAAATATGGTGAATTATTTAGTAGAAAACAATATCAAAGCAATTTTTATAGAATCTAGTGTATCGGATAAGGCGCTGAAGGCAGTTATTGAGGGAGCAAAGGAAAAAGGTCATGATGTGAGGATTGGTGGCGAATTGTTTTCGGATGCAATGGGCGCTGAGGGAACGGAAGAAGGCACATATTTAGGTATGTATAAATATAACATCGACACAATTGTCGATGCATTGAAGTAG
- a CDS encoding rhodanese-like domain-containing protein: MKFLIALLIVIAVVGIYIFISSMRLKKAVTNLTQDEFIQGYRKAQLIDLRETKEFDAGHILGARNIPSTQLNARYKEIRPDLPVYLYCQNTGRSARAALTLKKRGYNQIYQLQGGFRTWTGKIKSKA; encoded by the coding sequence GTGAAATTTCTTATTGCACTTCTTATTGTGATTGCTGTTGTCGGCATCTACATTTTTATTAGCTCAATGCGTTTAAAAAAGGCCGTGACAAATTTAACACAAGACGAATTTATTCAAGGCTATCGCAAAGCGCAGCTAATCGACTTGCGCGAAACAAAGGAATTTGACGCTGGACATATTTTAGGCGCACGCAACATTCCATCGACACAGTTGAACGCACGCTACAAAGAAATTCGTCCAGACTTACCAGTATATTTATACTGTCAAAACACAGGTCGTAGCGCTCGTGCAGCACTTACGCTGAAAAAGCGTGGCTACAACCAAATTTATCAGCTCCAAGGTGGCTTCCGCACGTGGACAGGTAAAATCAAATCAAAAGCATAA
- the gcvPB gene encoding aminomethyl-transferring glycine dehydrogenase subunit GcvPB — MHNENQSLIFEITKPGRVGYNLEPLDVPEYDLADLLPAGYVREEAAELPEVSELDIMRHYTALSRRNHGVDSGFYPLGSCTMKYNPKINEAVARFSGFANVHPLQDESTVQGAMELLYDLQTSLEEITGMDEVTLQPAAGAHGEWTALMMIRAFHEANGEGHRNKVIVPDSAHGTNPASATVAGFETITIKSGEDGLVDLDDLRRVVGSDTAALMLTNPNTLGLFEENIIEMAKIIHEVGGKVYYDGANLNAVMSKARPGDMGFDCVHLNLHKTFTGPHGGGGPGSGPVGVKADLIPFLPKPVLVKKEDGTFHFDYNRPQSIGRVKPYYGNFGINVRAYTYIRTMGPDGLKAVTEYAVLNANYMMRRLEEHFDLPYDRHCKHEFVLSGRRQKKLGVRTLDIAKRLLDFGYHPPTVYFPLNVEEGIMIEPTETESKETLDAFCDAMIQIAKEAEENPSIVQEAPHTTVISRLDEARAARTPVLRYTK; from the coding sequence ATGCATAACGAAAACCAATCACTCATTTTTGAAATTACAAAACCAGGTCGTGTTGGCTACAACTTAGAGCCACTTGATGTACCAGAATACGATTTAGCTGATTTATTGCCAGCAGGCTATGTGCGCGAAGAGGCAGCAGAGCTACCAGAAGTATCTGAATTAGATATTATGCGCCATTACACAGCGCTTTCTCGACGCAATCATGGTGTGGATTCAGGCTTCTATCCACTTGGCTCATGTACGATGAAGTACAATCCAAAAATTAACGAAGCAGTAGCACGTTTCAGTGGCTTTGCAAATGTTCACCCATTACAAGATGAATCGACAGTACAAGGTGCAATGGAGCTATTATACGATTTACAAACTTCATTAGAAGAAATTACAGGTATGGATGAAGTAACATTACAGCCAGCAGCAGGCGCACATGGCGAATGGACAGCATTAATGATGATTCGTGCATTCCATGAGGCAAATGGGGAAGGGCATCGTAATAAAGTGATTGTACCAGACTCAGCGCACGGTACAAATCCAGCATCTGCAACAGTTGCAGGCTTTGAAACAATTACAATTAAATCAGGTGAAGACGGCTTAGTTGACTTAGACGATTTACGTCGTGTTGTAGGTTCTGATACAGCAGCATTAATGTTAACGAACCCAAATACGCTTGGTTTATTTGAAGAAAACATCATCGAAATGGCGAAAATCATCCATGAAGTAGGCGGCAAAGTTTACTATGATGGTGCAAACTTGAACGCGGTTATGTCAAAAGCACGTCCTGGCGATATGGGCTTTGACTGCGTACACTTAAACTTACACAAAACATTCACAGGTCCACACGGTGGCGGTGGTCCAGGCTCAGGTCCAGTTGGTGTAAAAGCGGATTTAATTCCATTCTTACCAAAGCCAGTCCTTGTGAAAAAAGAAGATGGTACATTCCACTTCGATTACAACCGTCCACAATCTATCGGTCGCGTGAAGCCATACTATGGTAACTTTGGTATTAACGTACGTGCTTACACATATATTCGCACAATGGGTCCAGATGGCTTAAAGGCTGTAACAGAATATGCAGTATTGAACGCAAACTATATGATGCGTCGTTTAGAAGAGCATTTCGATTTACCGTACGACCGTCATTGCAAGCACGAATTCGTATTATCTGGTCGCCGCCAAAAGAAATTAGGCGTGCGTACATTAGATATCGCAAAACGTCTGCTTGACTTTGGCTATCACCCACCAACAGTTTACTTCCCATTAAACGTTGAGGAAGGGATTATGATTGAGCCAACGGAAACAGAATCGAAGGAAACATTGGATGCATTCTGTGACGCAATGATTCAAATTGCGAAGGAAGCGGAAGAAAATCCTTCAATCGTTCAAGAAGCGCCACATACGACTGTTATTTCACGCTTAGATGAAGCGCGTGCAGCTCGTACACCAGTACTTCGCTATACAAAATAA
- the gcvPA gene encoding aminomethyl-transferring glycine dehydrogenase subunit GcvPA, with product MKHRYLPMTEQDKQEMLAKIGVDSVDALFADIPEEVRFQGLYNIKEAKSEAALMKELAALAAKNKDTAANVSFLGAGVYNHYKPVIVDHVISRSEFYTAYTPYQPEISQGELQAIFEFQTMIAELTGMDLANSSMYDGGTSLAEAGMLAAGHTRRKKILVSGAVHPEYKDVVTTYAYGQSIEIVTVPTKDGVTDIEALKGLVDDQTAAVMVQYPNFFGQIEDIQTIGDIIHDAKGLLVVSANPLALGVLTPPGKLGADIAVGDAQVFGISEGFGGPHCGYFAVTSKLMRKVPGRLIGETVDEEGRRGYVLTLQAREQHIRRDKATSNICSNQALLALAASVAMTALGKQGIQEMAKQNIVKTRYAKNAFEAAGFEVAYQGAHFNEIVVKTKKSVTEINKGLIEKGIIGGFDLGRVYPELENHALIAVTELRTKEEIDAFVAEMGAYNA from the coding sequence ATGAAACATCGTTATTTACCAATGACGGAACAGGACAAACAAGAAATGTTAGCTAAAATTGGCGTTGATTCAGTTGATGCGCTATTCGCAGACATTCCAGAAGAAGTGCGCTTCCAAGGGCTTTATAACATTAAAGAAGCAAAATCTGAAGCAGCTTTAATGAAGGAGCTTGCAGCACTTGCAGCAAAAAATAAAGATACAGCAGCAAACGTCTCATTTTTAGGCGCAGGTGTTTACAATCACTATAAGCCAGTTATCGTGGACCATGTAATTTCTCGCTCTGAGTTTTATACAGCATACACACCGTACCAACCAGAAATTTCACAAGGTGAATTACAAGCAATTTTCGAATTCCAAACGATGATTGCAGAATTAACAGGTATGGATTTAGCAAACTCATCGATGTATGATGGCGGTACATCTCTTGCAGAAGCAGGAATGCTTGCAGCAGGTCATACACGTCGCAAAAAAATTCTTGTATCAGGTGCAGTACATCCAGAATACAAGGATGTTGTGACAACATACGCATATGGTCAATCAATCGAAATCGTTACAGTGCCAACAAAAGATGGTGTAACAGATATCGAAGCATTAAAGGGGTTAGTTGATGATCAAACAGCGGCTGTGATGGTACAGTATCCAAACTTCTTTGGTCAAATTGAAGACATTCAAACAATTGGCGACATTATACATGATGCAAAAGGCTTGCTTGTTGTATCAGCGAATCCATTAGCACTTGGCGTACTAACACCGCCTGGCAAGCTTGGTGCAGATATCGCGGTAGGCGATGCCCAAGTATTCGGTATTTCTGAGGGCTTCGGTGGACCTCACTGTGGTTATTTTGCGGTAACATCAAAGTTAATGCGTAAAGTACCTGGTCGTCTTATTGGGGAAACGGTTGATGAAGAAGGTCGTCGTGGCTATGTACTAACATTACAAGCGCGTGAGCAGCATATCCGTCGTGATAAAGCGACATCAAATATTTGTTCGAACCAAGCATTGCTTGCACTTGCTGCTTCTGTAGCAATGACAGCACTTGGTAAACAAGGTATTCAAGAAATGGCGAAGCAAAATATCGTGAAAACACGCTATGCAAAAAATGCGTTTGAGGCAGCAGGCTTTGAGGTTGCTTACCAAGGTGCACACTTCAATGAAATTGTTGTGAAAACGAAAAAATCAGTGACGGAAATTAATAAAGGCTTAATTGAAAAAGGCATTATCGGTGGCTTTGATTTAGGTCGCGTATATCCAGAGCTTGAAAATCATGCGTTAATCGCTGTAACAGAGCTACGCACGAAAGAAGAAATTGACGCATTCGTTGCAGAGATGGGGGCTTACAATGCATAA
- the gcvT gene encoding glycine cleavage system aminomethyltransferase GcvT: MAELKRTPLFDAYAQYGGKTIDFGGWELPVQFSSIKDEHDAVRNRAGLFDVSHMGEIFVEGADALAYLQKILSNDVSKIAVGGAQYSAMCYENGGVVDDLLTYRLAENTYLLCVNAANIEKDLEWMQQNAAGDVTITNRSDEFAQIALQGPLAEEVLQALTATDLKEIKYFKFQDNVEVAGYKVLVSRSGYTGEDGFELYGTPEAIVALWHKILESEHVVPTGLGARDTLRFEACLPLYGQELSKDISPLEAGIGFAVKLQKEPKFIGQEALIAQKEAGLARKSVGVEMIGKGIPRHGYKVFKDGVEIGEVTTGTQSPLTKRNIGLALLKTEFTELGTEVEIEIRGKLVPAVTVATPFYKR; this comes from the coding sequence ATGGCAGAATTAAAACGCACACCACTTTTTGATGCATATGCACAATACGGTGGGAAAACAATCGACTTTGGTGGATGGGAGTTGCCTGTACAATTTTCATCGATTAAAGATGAGCATGATGCAGTGCGCAATCGAGCTGGTTTATTTGATGTCTCACATATGGGTGAGATTTTTGTGGAAGGTGCAGATGCGCTAGCTTATTTGCAAAAAATCTTATCGAATGATGTTTCAAAAATCGCAGTAGGCGGTGCACAGTACAGCGCAATGTGCTATGAAAATGGCGGCGTGGTAGATGACTTATTAACATATCGTTTAGCTGAAAATACTTACTTATTGTGCGTGAATGCAGCGAATATCGAAAAGGATTTAGAATGGATGCAACAAAATGCAGCAGGTGATGTAACAATCACAAATCGCTCAGATGAATTTGCGCAAATTGCTTTGCAAGGCCCATTAGCAGAAGAGGTGCTACAAGCTTTAACAGCGACAGACTTAAAAGAAATTAAATATTTCAAATTCCAAGATAATGTCGAAGTTGCTGGATATAAAGTGTTAGTATCACGCAGTGGCTACACTGGGGAAGATGGCTTTGAGCTTTACGGCACTCCAGAGGCAATCGTAGCGCTATGGCATAAAATTTTAGAATCAGAGCACGTTGTTCCAACAGGTCTTGGCGCACGTGACACGCTTCGCTTTGAAGCCTGCTTACCGCTTTACGGTCAGGAGCTATCAAAAGACATTTCACCATTAGAGGCAGGTATTGGCTTTGCAGTGAAGCTACAAAAAGAGCCGAAATTCATCGGTCAAGAAGCACTAATTGCCCAAAAAGAAGCAGGCTTAGCACGTAAATCTGTTGGTGTAGAGATGATTGGCAAAGGTATTCCTCGTCATGGTTATAAAGTGTTTAAAGATGGTGTGGAAATCGGTGAAGTGACAACAGGAACACAGTCACCATTAACGAAGCGTAACATCGGTTTAGCTTTATTAAAAACAGAATTTACTGAACTTGGAACAGAGGTTGAAATCGAAATTCGTGGTAAATTAGTGCCTGCTGTAACAGTAGCGACACCTTTTTATAAGCGATAA
- a CDS encoding shikimate kinase yields MRKIYLVGFMGCGKSAIGRRLSFFLKMPYYDMDKEIVRQQGMTIPEIFEKHGEAYFRQLETEFLENFRDEACIIATGGGVAVKAENRKIMRRTGLVFFLDATFEDIYMRIKTDKNRPIVQSSTKEQLHQLYLERRKFYREAGHIQVLTAGRTLRLIVEYIGFQVNRLKGE; encoded by the coding sequence ATGCGCAAAATTTATTTAGTAGGTTTTATGGGCTGCGGCAAAAGCGCTATAGGACGAAGGTTGAGCTTTTTTTTGAAGATGCCTTACTACGATATGGACAAAGAAATTGTAAGACAACAAGGTATGACGATACCAGAGATTTTTGAGAAACATGGCGAGGCGTATTTTCGACAATTGGAAACTGAATTTTTGGAGAACTTTCGCGATGAAGCATGTATTATTGCGACGGGTGGTGGTGTAGCTGTGAAAGCGGAAAATCGAAAAATTATGCGTCGGACGGGCTTAGTGTTTTTCCTTGATGCTACATTTGAAGATATTTATATGCGCATAAAAACAGATAAAAATCGACCAATTGTACAAAGTTCGACAAAGGAGCAATTGCACCAATTGTATTTGGAGCGCCGCAAATTTTATCGAGAGGCTGGGCATATACAAGTATTAACAGCGGGACGAACACTACGTTTAATTGTGGAATATATCGGCTTTCAGGTAAATCGTCTAAAAGGCGAATGA
- a CDS encoding type II secretion system protein produces the protein MQNSNGFSLVDTLVGLVIIFFLAGTLLPLSSHLQSSLYNQKLELHASEIALNGARAVQLYHLTSGEMTIQNVTYDWHYTDGEICVDFHNTKEKRQKCIGF, from the coding sequence TTGCAGAATAGTAATGGCTTTTCACTTGTAGATACATTAGTAGGGTTAGTTATTATATTTTTTCTTGCAGGTACATTGTTACCTTTGAGCTCTCATTTACAAAGCAGCTTATACAATCAAAAGCTAGAGCTTCATGCGAGTGAGATAGCATTAAATGGTGCTCGTGCTGTTCAGCTCTATCATTTAACAAGCGGTGAAATGACAATTCAAAATGTCACATATGATTGGCATTATACAGACGGAGAAATTTGCGTTGACTTTCACAATACAAAGGAGAAACGACAAAAATGCATAGGCTTTTAA
- a CDS encoding type II secretion system protein, which produces MNRNEQGYSLIEMLFVLAVVALLSFFIVTFSFRQMQLDMYEQAIKQFELDLLEMQALAMNNGGTSRCWMIQGETLECIQRYGESLVLRKMPENMRVNIYTTNKRIEFNGYGSVINFGKVEFVMGNRRTMYSINLGRGRMRLLAE; this is translated from the coding sequence ATGAATAGGAATGAGCAGGGCTATTCATTAATTGAAATGCTATTTGTATTAGCAGTTGTTGCATTGCTTAGCTTTTTTATCGTAACATTCTCCTTTCGTCAAATGCAGCTCGATATGTATGAACAAGCAATCAAGCAATTTGAGCTAGATTTACTTGAAATGCAGGCTTTAGCAATGAATAACGGAGGGACTTCTCGATGCTGGATGATACAGGGAGAAACGCTAGAATGTATTCAACGCTATGGAGAATCACTTGTTTTACGTAAAATGCCAGAAAATATGCGTGTTAATATTTATACAACAAACAAGCGTATTGAGTTTAATGGATATGGCTCAGTGATTAATTTCGGGAAAGTGGAGTTTGTTATGGGGAATAGGCGAACGATGTATTCCATTAATTTAGGAAGGGGGAGAATGCGCCTTCTTGCAGAATAG
- the comGC gene encoding competence type IV pilus major pilin ComGC, with protein MKNEKGFTLVEMLVVLLIVSVLILVSIPNVTKHFASIDSKGCAAYMTMLQGQVEAYKIDHMKTPTVQQLFQEKYIESEEAKCPSGELVTIDAEGKVMLATAREDE; from the coding sequence ATGAAAAATGAAAAAGGATTTACATTAGTGGAAATGCTTGTGGTTCTGCTGATTGTTTCAGTACTTATCTTGGTTTCTATACCTAATGTTACGAAGCATTTCGCCTCTATCGACAGCAAAGGCTGTGCGGCTTATATGACGATGCTACAAGGACAAGTAGAGGCATATAAAATCGACCATATGAAAACACCAACAGTACAACAGTTATTTCAGGAAAAATATATAGAGAGTGAGGAGGCGAAATGTCCGAGCGGGGAGCTTGTGACAATTGATGCAGAAGGAAAGGTGATGCTAGCAACAGCTCGTGAAGATGAATGA
- the comGB gene encoding competence type IV pilus assembly protein ComGB yields the protein MHILRIHNRIAQLITHRKIKVKRLPELIERISQLLVEGYTFHDCITMLLPYHVSDYQHWQEQIDSCFQQGQSVTQILRQLDVKARFLLAIQLAETTGQLANTLQIVAQQMSFQEKMKLRFTKVLLYPILLFIFIIALFIAFRLYFLPTIEQLLHSRVTRTENSTIQWAKFFLHVPDYFIVLAFFIAVLMIFTAIYIRRKRIDLQLYIVMKIPILRYFWRLLMTRQFARSLGDLLISGMSLQQALTYLEQQKLQRQLAYIAQCIHKRIIYGDSLARTIVLIGFFFPRFEQFIDHGEKSGLLGRELLIYAELLDQKIENILQGAIQLIQPILFLAIAACIIAAYLSILLPMYKMLDVI from the coding sequence ATGCACATATTACGCATTCATAATCGTATCGCTCAATTGATTACACATAGGAAAATTAAAGTGAAGCGCTTGCCTGAATTAATTGAGCGAATTAGCCAGCTTTTAGTAGAAGGATACACTTTTCATGATTGTATTACGATGCTCTTACCTTATCATGTGAGTGATTATCAACATTGGCAGGAGCAAATAGACAGCTGCTTTCAACAAGGACAAAGTGTGACGCAAATTTTACGCCAATTAGATGTCAAGGCAAGGTTTCTGCTAGCAATCCAGCTAGCCGAAACGACAGGACAGCTAGCTAACACGCTGCAAATCGTCGCCCAGCAGATGAGCTTTCAAGAAAAGATGAAGCTGCGCTTTACGAAAGTATTACTATATCCAATTCTTCTTTTTATCTTTATCATTGCACTATTCATTGCCTTCCGCCTCTACTTTTTACCTACCATCGAACAACTGCTACATTCAAGGGTCACAAGAACTGAAAATTCGACAATCCAATGGGCTAAATTTTTTCTTCATGTACCAGATTATTTTATTGTACTTGCTTTTTTTATAGCGGTGCTAATGATTTTTACGGCAATTTACATCCGCCGAAAAAGAATAGATTTACAATTATACATCGTTATGAAAATCCCGATATTGCGTTATTTTTGGCGTTTATTAATGACGAGACAATTCGCTCGTTCACTAGGTGATTTATTAATTAGTGGGATGTCATTACAGCAAGCGTTAACCTACTTAGAGCAGCAGAAGCTTCAACGTCAGCTCGCCTATATTGCGCAATGTATTCATAAACGCATTATTTACGGGGATAGTTTAGCACGCACGATAGTATTAATTGGCTTTTTCTTTCCACGCTTTGAACAATTTATTGATCACGGAGAGAAAAGTGGGCTACTCGGTCGTGAGCTATTAATTTATGCAGAGCTGCTTGACCAAAAAATCGAAAATATACTACAAGGTGCGATACAGCTAATTCAGCCAATCTTATTTTTAGCCATTGCCGCCTGCATTATTGCGGCCTATTTAAGTATTTTATTGCCTATGTATAAAATGCTTGATGTGATTTAA